Proteins encoded together in one Catellatospora citrea window:
- a CDS encoding CU044_2847 family protein: MQLLIETTPVSPVGTEETATGDRAAKWLLNSFDRMQDALERIAVSTGHVIARAAKVATSPDVVEVELGLSLSAKGDVILVGGSGDATLKVTMTYNRRADEIPDAGARARTPAAAPSAEGADAGETQ; encoded by the coding sequence TTGCAGCTTCTGATTGAAACGACGCCCGTTTCGCCCGTTGGCACCGAAGAGACAGCTACTGGTGATCGCGCTGCCAAGTGGTTGTTGAACTCCTTCGATCGAATGCAGGACGCGCTCGAACGGATCGCCGTGTCCACTGGGCACGTGATTGCGCGAGCCGCGAAGGTTGCCACCTCGCCAGATGTTGTAGAGGTTGAGCTTGGTCTGAGCCTGTCAGCCAAAGGGGATGTGATCCTGGTTGGCGGATCTGGCGACGCCACCCTGAAGGTGACGATGACGTACAACCGTAGGGCGGACGAAATCCCGGACGCGGGCGCCCGGGCACGCACTCCAGCGGCGGCCCCCTCCGCGGAAGGCGCCGATGCAGGCGAGACGCAATGA